Genomic DNA from Streptomyces sp. NBC_01571:
TCGGTCTACCATCCGGTCTCCCACTTCTGGCCCCTCCACCTGGTGGAGACCGGCATCGTCCTCGCCGTCGCCACCGCGGCCACCGCGGTCACCTTCCGACTGCTGCGCCGCCGCACCGCGTAGACCCCGTCCCCGCACCGCGGGAAGAGAGCAGAACCGGCCTCCGCGACCTGTCCGTACGCCCTCCACGGGGGTGGGGACGTACGCGGCCCCCGGACATGTGACGTCCGGGGGCCGCCCCCCGATATCCCGCACGTCATGTCGCCGTAACCATCGATTCAGACGAGCTTGCGACGCTCAGCCAATGAAGCCCGCCGTGCCAGAGCCTTCGCCTCCACCGGAGAACGAGCCCCAGCCGTCGACGGCGGACGAAACCGTGTCCGTGCCCCGCCCGGGGCACTCCCGGTCGGACGAAGCCGTGAGCCGGGGAGCCGTCATCCGCCTCGCCGCGCTGCCGCCCGCCCGCTCCGACGCGCCGGTCTCGCGTCCGGCGCGGAAGAATGGGTCCATGAACCAGCCCAGCGCCCAGGCCCAGGTCCAGCACCCGCAGCCGTCCGTCGGTTCCATCGCCGCGCACCGGCCGCACACCGTCGCCGCCAACGTCTCCGACCTGGAGCCCGACCTCGACGCCGACCTCGACGCGTACGAGGACACGGTGCAGGACGGCGTCCAGCTCCCGCAGGGCCGGTTCCTGGACCGGGAACGCAGCTGGCTGGCGTTCAACGAGCGCGTCCTGGAGCTCGCCGAGGACCCGAGCACGCCCCTCCTCGAACGGGCGAAGTTCCTGGCGATCTTCGCCAGCAACCTGGACGAGTTCTTCATGGTCCGGGTGGCCGGTCTCAAGCGCCGCATCGCGACCGGCGTCGCCACCAAGTCCGCCTCCGGCCTGCAGCCGCGCGAGGTCCTGGAGATGATCTGGGCCCGCTCACGCGAGCTCATGGCCCGGCACGCGGCCTGCTACCAGGAGGACGTCGCCCCCGCGCTCGCGGAGGAGGGCATCCACCTGGTCCGCTGGAGCGAGCTCACCGAGAAGGAGCAGGCCCGCCTCTTCACGCTCTTCCGGCACCAGATCTTCCCGGTCCTGACCCCGCTGGCGGTCGACCCCGCGCACCCCTTCCCGTACATCTCCGGCCTGTCCCTGAATCTGGCCGTGGTCGTGCGGAACCCGGTCAGCGGTCACCGGCACTTCGCACGCGTCAAGGTCCCGCCGCTGCTCTCCCGTTTCCTGGAGGCCTCCCCGGACCGCTACGTCCCCATCGAGGACGTGATCGCGGCCCACCTGGAGGAGCTCTTCCCGGGCATGGAGGTGCTGGAGCACCACACCTTCCGCCTCACCCGCAACGAGGACCTCGAGGTCGAGGAGGACGACACCGAGAACCTGCTCCAAGCACTGGAGAAGGAGCTCATGCGGCGCCGCTTCGGGCCGCCGGTGCGCCTGGAGGTCGAGGAGTCCATCGACCGGTACGTCCTCGACCTGCTGGTACGGGAACTGAAGATCTCCGAGGCCGAGGTGTACCCGCTGCCGGGCCCGCTGGACCTCACCGGCCTGTTCGGCATCGGCGCCCTCGACCGGCCCGAGCTGAAGTACCCGAAGTTCATCGCGGGCACCCACCGCGACCTCGCGGAGGTCGAGTCGGCGTCCGCGCCCGACATCTTCGCCGCCCTGCGCGAACGCGACGTCCTGCTGCACCACCCGTACGACTCGTTCTCCACCTCCGTACAGGCCTTCCTGGAGCAGGCGGCGAGCGACCCGGACGTCCTGGCGATCAAGCAGACGCTGTACCGGACGTCGGGCGACTCGCCCATCGTCGACGCGCTGATAGACGCCGCCGAGTCCGGCAAGCAGGTCCTCGTCCTCGTCGAGATCAAGGCACGCTTCGACGAACAGGCCAACATCAAATGGGCCAGGAAGCTGGAGGAGTCCGGCTGCCATGTCGTGTACGGGCTCGTCGGGCTGAAGACCCACTGCAAGCTGTCGCTGGTGGTGCGGCAGGAGGGTGACACCCTGCGCCGCTACAGCCACGTCGGCACGGGCAACTACCACCCCAAGACCGCCCGGCTGTACGAGGACCTCGGACTGCTCACCGCCGACCCGCAGGTCGGCGCGGACCTCTCCGACCTCTTCAACCGGCTCTCCGGCTACTCGCGCCGCGAGACCTACCGCCGGCTCCTGGTCGCCCCCAAGTCGCTGCGCGACGGCCTGATCGCGCGGATCAACAAGGAAGTCCAGCACCACAACGCCGGACGCCCCGCCTTCGTCCGCATCAAGTGCAACTCGATAGTGGACGAGGCGATCATCGACGCGCTGTACCGCGCGTCCCAGGCCGGAGTCCCCGTCGACGTGTGGGTGCGCGGCATCTGCGCGGTCCGGCCCGGCGTCACAGGCCTGTCCGAAAACATACGGGTCCGGTCCGTGCTCGGCCGCTTCCTGGAACACTCACGGGTCTTCGCGTTCGGCAACGGCGGCGAGCCCGAGGTGTGGATCGGCAGCGCCGACATGATGCACCGCAACCTCGACCGGCGGATCGAGGCCCTCGTCAGGATCACCGACCCGGCCCACCGGGCAGCCCTCAGCCGGCTGTTCGAGACCGGGATGTCGGACACCACCGCTTCCTGGCACCTGGGCCCGGACGGCGAATGGACCCGGCATGCGACCGACCAGGATGGCCAACCGCTGCGGAACGTCCAGGAGATGCTCATAGACGCCCGGAGGCGCCGGCGTGGCACAGCAACACCTTGACCCCACCGACCCCACGGCCGGGTCCTCACCCCGGCTGGCGGCCCCGCCCGACCGGCGGCACCCCCATGAGCAGGGCGGTACGCCCGTCGGCGAGGTCCTCGCGGACTATCTGCGGGACCAGGCCACGGAGTTCCTCCGTTCGCTGCGGCAGCACCGGGAGACCGGCGCCGCGGCGGGCGGCTCGACGGATTCGGTCGACGCGGCGCGCGCCCTGCGCCGCTCGGCCCGCCGCATCAGCGGCACCCTGCACACCTTCCGGCCCCTCCTCGACACGGACTGGTCGGAGGGGATGCGCCCCGAACTCGCCTGGCTGTCGGGCACCTTGGCGCGTGAGCACGCCTACGCGGCCCGCCTGGAGCGGCTGCTCGGCGCGCTGAACCGGCTGTCGGGACCGACCGCCTTCCCCGCGCAGACCCCGGGGGGCGCCGACGTTCCGCCCAAGGGCCAGATGACCATAGGGGCGGCGAAGGCGGGCGCGCTGCTCGACCGGCAGCTGACCCTCGCCCGCACCCGGGCGCACTCGGCGGCGCTCCAGGCGCTGGGTTCCTCCCGCTTCCACGCGGTCGCGGACAGCGTCGCCGTGCTCGCGAGCGAGGTACCGCTCACCACCGCGGCCACCGCGGCCGACCTGCGCCCACTGGCGGCCGCCGCACAGGACCGGCTCATCGACGCGGTCGCCGCGCTGCCGCTGATCACGGCGGGCCATCCGTACAACGCGGAGGCCCTCGTCCTCGGCCTCTCCGCGGACGCGGCTCCCCATCCCCAGGACGCGCCCTGGCACCAGGTCCGGCTGCTGCTGCGGCTGCACCGCTACGCGCGCGAGTGCCTCTACCGGGAGGGCGTCCCCTCCGACGTACGGCTGCTCGGCGCGGGTCAGGCCCTCGACCGGCACCGGGACGCGGCGGAGGCGGCCGCGGCCGCGGCGTCGGCGGCCCGCACCCCGCGCATCGCCCCGGCGACCGCGTACGCGCTCGGCGTGCTCCACGCGGACCAGCGGCACGAGGTGGAGGCGGCACGCTTCGCGTTCCAGCAGAGCTGGCAGAAGGAAGCCGTACGCACCCCCTGAGGGAGACCCCATGACCGACGGCACCGACATCATCCGGGCGGCGGGCTGCGTCCTGTGGCGCCGCTCGCCCGTCGACGGCGAGCTGGAGGTCTGTCTGGTCCACCGGCCGAAGTACGACGACTGGTCGCATCCCAAGGGCAAGCTCAAGCGCGCCGAGGACGCCCTGGCCGGGGCGCTGCGGGAGGTCGAGGAGGAGACGGGGTACTCCGCGGTACCGGGCGCCACCCTGCCCACGCTCGGATACCTCGTCGGCGGACGCACCAAGGAGGTCCGCTACTGGGCGGCCGAGGCGGCGGACGGCTGCTTCCGGCCGAACAGCGAGGTCGACCGCGTCCTGTGGCTCCCGCCGACCGCGGCCCGGCACCGCCTGACCCAGCCCAGGGACCGCGACCTGGTCGACGCACTGCTGCACTCGCTGCATCTGGCGTAGGTCCGTGCGGCCCTGGGGCCCGGGGTGCGGCCGGCGAGGTCCCGGGAGACGGCCCAGGAGGTACGGACCGTGAAGTCCGGCGCACGCCGTCGCATCCCGCCTGGACGCCACGCCTGTACGAGGCACCCGCGCGCCGTACACGTGCGCCGGGTCGCACCCGGTCCCGTCCCGCCTCTTGCGCCGAAACCTGAACGATTGCGGCCGGTTGCCTAGAGTTACCAATGAGACCCGAGTTGTCGGAAACCACCCCGTGTCCTCGACGTAAGCGTTCCGTGACCTCACCGCACCGACCGCAGGGGTTCACCCTCCGTTCACTTATGGCCATCGGCGCCTTCACCTCTTCTGCCTAATTTCGGCCTTACGCGGTGCGGACCGCGCCCCGGGCAGGTCCTGGGACACGGCTTCCGCCTACCACCGACATCGCACGCCGCCACTCGACGGCGGCTCCTGGAAGGAACTCCCGAAAAGTGAAGCTTCAGCGCAAGAACCGGCTTCGCGCCCTCTCGCTCGGTGCCGTCGCCGTCTCCGGCGCCCTGGCCCTCACGGCGTGCGGCTCGGACGACACCGGCAGCAAGAGCACCGGCGACAAGGCGACCTCTTCCGCCACGAGCGCCAGCGCCATCAAGTGCGACGACGCCAAGGGCCAGCTGCAGGCCTCCGGCTCCTCCGCGCAGAAGAACGCCATAGACGCCTGGGTGAAGGAGTTCACCCAGGCCTGCTCCGGCGTCCAGATCAACTACAACCCGACCGGTTCGGGTGCCGGCGTGACGGCCTTCACGCAGGGCCAGACCGCGTTCGCCGGTTCGGACTCCCCGCTGAAGCCCGAAGAGGTCGGCGCGGCCACGAAGGCCTGTGGCGGCAACCCGGCCATCGACCTCCCGATGGTCGGCGGCCCGATCGCGATCGGTTACAACCTGCCGGGCGTGGACGGCCTCGTCCTCGACGCGTCCACCATCGCGAAGATCTTCGATGGCAAGATCACGAAGTGGAACGACTCCGCGATCGCGAAGCTCAACCCCACCGCGAAGCTGCCCAGCACCAAGATCCAGGCGTTCCACCGCTCGGACGAGTCCGGCACCACGGACAACTTCACCAAGTACCTGAAGGCCGTCGCCCCGTCCGACTGGAACTACTCCGGCGGCAAGGCGTGGCAGGCCAAGGGCGGCCAGTCCGCGCAGGGCTCCTCCGGCCTCGCCCAGCAGGTCAAGCAGACCGCCGGCGCGATCTCCTACTTCGAGCTCTCCTACGCCGCTGACGGCATCAGCACCGTCGACCTCAAGACGGACGCCGCCACCCCGGTGAAGGCCAGCGTCGAGAACGCCACCAAGGCCATCGCCACCGCCGAGGTCAAGGGCACCGGCAACGACCTGTCGCTCGGCCTGAACTACAAGCCGACCGAGGAGGGCGCCTACCCGCTCACCCTGGTCACCTACGAGATCGTCTGCGAGAAGGGCAACAAGGCGGACACCCTGCCCGCCACGAAGGCCTTCCTCAACTACATCGCGAGCGAGGACGGTCAGAAGCTTCTGACCGACGCCAAGTACGCGCCCATCCCCGCCCAGATCATCACCAAGGTTCGCGCCGCCGTCTCGAACCTGAGCTGACCTGAGTGTGCGGCCCGCCTCACCGAGGCGGGCCGCACCGTCCGGTGCACCGCCGCCTGGAGCCGCCACCCCTTACGGTTCCGCAGACCGGAGAATCCTGATGGACATAACGACACAGAACACCGAAGCACCACCTCCCACCCCACAGACTTCCGCGCCCGGCACGAAGATCGCCGACCGCGGCGCCTCCCGCACCGGAGACCGCGTCTTCATCGGTCTCTCCCGCGGGTCGGGCATCTTCCTTCTGGTGATCATGGCCGCCATCGCGGCCTTCCTCACCTATCGCGCGGCCAACGCGATCAGCGAGGACCACGGGAACTTCCTCACGACGTTCGAGTGGAACACCAACCTCCTGCCGCCCAGCTTCGGCATCGCGGTGCTGGCCTTCGGCACGGTGGTCTCCTCGATCATCGCCATGGCCCTCGCGGTCCCCGTCGCCGTCGGCATCGCGCTGTTCATCACGCACTACGCGCCGCGCAAGCTCGGCGGCCCCATCGGGTTCGTGATCGACCTGCTCGCCGCCGTCCCGTCCATCGTGTACGGCCTCTGGGGCGCCCTCGTCCTGGTCCCGCACATGGACGGCCTCTTCGGCTGGCTCGACCACTACTTCGGCTGGACCGGCATCTTCGAGTGGCAGGGCGGTGCCCCCCGCTCGATGCTCACCGTCGGCGTCCTGCTCGCGATCATGATCCTGCCGATCATCACCAACGTGAGCCGCGAGGTCTTCCGCCAGGCTCCGCTGATGATCCAGGAGGCCGCGCTCGCGCTCGGCGCCACGCGCTGGGAGGTCATCCGCATGTCGGTGCTGCCCTTCGGCCGCTCCGGTGTGATCTCCGCGTCGATGCTGGGCCTCGGCCGCGCGCTCGGCGAGACGATGGCCGTCGCCACGGTCCTCTCGCCGACCTTCGAGATCAACGCCAGCCTGCTCGACCCGGGCGGCGGCACCTTCGCGCAGAACATCGCGAGCAAGTTCAGCGAGGCCACCCCGCTCGGCCAGGACGCGCTGATCGCCTCCGGTCTCGTCCTGTTCGTCATCACCCTGCTGGTCAACGGCGGCGCGCGGATGATCATCAACCGCCGCAAGGAGTACTCGGGGGCCAACGCATGAGCCACGCATCCGTCACCGAGAGGCGCCCCAGCAGTCTGCGCGGCGCCAGCCTCCCCTCGTGGTCCCCGTGGGGGATCGCCGTGGGCGCGCTCGTCCTCGCCGTGGTCATCGGTCTGGTGGGCGGACTCGACAGCAAGGTCCAGTGGGGCCTGATCGCCGCGATCCTCTTCGTCCTCGGCACCTACGGCATCTCGGCCCGCGTCGAGGGCCGCCGCCAGGCCAAGGACCGGGTCGCGACCAGCCTCGTCTGGGTCTGCTTCCTCGTCGCCATCGTCCCGCTGGCCTCCCTGATCTGGGAGACCGCCAAGCGTGGCGTGAAGGTCTTCGACATCTACTTCCTGACCCACTCCATGGGTGTGGTCGCCGACACCGAGACCGGTGGCGGCATCTACCACGCGATCATCGGCACCCTCGAGCAGGTCGGCATCGCCACCCTGATCGCCGTGCCGATCGGTGTGCTCACCGCCGTCTACCTGGTGGAGTACGGACGCGGCAAGCTCGCCAAGGCCGTCACCTTCTTCGTCGACGTCATGACGGGCATCCCGTCGATCGTCGCCGGCCTGTTCGTCCTCAGCTTCTGGATCCTGATCCTGGACATGGGCTACTCCGGCTTCGCCGGTGCGCTCGCCCTGTCGATCCTGATGATGCCCGTCGTGGTCCGCTCCACCGAGGAGATGCTCAAGCTCGTACCGAACGAGCTGCGCGAGGCCTCCCTCGCACTGGGCGTCCCGAAGTGGCGCACCATCATCAAGGTGGTCCTGCCGACGTCCATCGGCGGTATCACCACGGGTGTGATGCTCGCGGTCGCCCGCATCACGGGCGAGACCGCCCCGGTGCTGCTCCTGGTCTGGGGCACGAACTTCATCAACACCAACCCGTTCTCGGACCCGCAGGCCTCGCTGCCGCTGTACATCTACCAGCAGTACGCGAACAGCGCCGGCTCCGGCGCGGCCTACGACAGGGCCTGGGCGGCGGCACTCGCGCTCATCGCCTTCGTCATGATCCTGAACCTGGCGGCCCGCGGCATCGCCCGCTGGAAGGCCCCGAAGACGGGCCGCTGACGCGGCCAATCAGCGACCCGAACCTCTCGAAAGAAGCAGTGACTGACATGGCCAAGCGAATCGACGTGAGCGGTCTGACCGCTTACTACAGCGCCCACAAGGCGATCGAAGACATCTCGATGACGGTCGAGCCGCGCTCGGTGACGGCCTTCATCGGCCCCTCCGGCTGCGGCAAGTCGACCTTCCTGCGCACCCTCAACCGGATGCACGAGGTCACCCCCGGCGGCCGCGTCGACGGCAAGGTCCTCCTGGACGACGAGGACCTGTACGGCCAGGGCGTCGACCCCGTCGCCGTGCGCCGCACGATCGGCATGGTCTTCCAGCGCCCCAACCCCTTCCCCACCATGTCGATCTTCGACAACGTGGCGGCGGGCCTCAAGCTCAACGGCTCCTACCGGAAGTCCGAGCTCAACGACATCGTCGAGAAGTCCCTCAAGGGCGCGAACCTCTGGAACGAGGTCAAGGACCGCCTGAACAAGCCCGGTTCGGGCCTGTCCGGCGGCCAGCAGCAGCGACTGTGCATCGCGCGGGCGATCGCGGTGGAGCCCCAGGTCCTTCTCATGGACGAGCCGTGCTCGGCCCTGGACCCGATCTCCACCCTCGCCATCGAGGACCTGATCGGTGAGCTGAAGGAGCGCTTCACGATCGTCATCGTGACGCACAACATGCAGCAGGCCGCGCGGGTCTCCGACCGCACCGCGTTCTTCAACCTGGCCGCGGTGGGCCAGCCCGGGCGCCTCATCGAGATCGACGACACGGAGCGGATCTTCTCCAACCCGTCGGTCCAGGCCACCGAGGACTACATCTCGGGCCGCTTCGGCTGAGCCGTCCCCCACGAACCCCTCGCGGTGCTGCATGGCGGTGCCACCGCGAGGACGAGAAGGGCCCGCCCCCGGCTCCCGGGGGCGGGCCCGCTCCCGTTCCGGCCTGAACGGCCTCGTCCTCAATCGCCGGACGGACTGAAAATACGGGCACACGCCTGAGCCGGGACCTACGCGGAAGACGGGGCCCGCGCCGGAAACGAGACCCGCCCCACAGACGCCCGACCCACGCCGAGGCCACGAACCTGGGCTGAAGACGAGACCCGCCCCACAGACGCCCGACCCACGCCGAGGCCACGAACCTGGCTGAAGACGAGACCCGTCTCATAGATGCCGGCCCAGGCTGTTAACGCTGGCCTGGGCCGGAGGCGCGGGCTCACGCCGCAGATCCCTGCGCGCGCCGAGGGCTCCGGCAGAGGCGATGCCCTCCAGCCCGTCCGGCGTTTGAGGACGAGCCCTTCGGGCGATCGGGGGTCCAGGGGGCGGAGCCCCTTGGCGGGGCACAGGGGCGGAGCCCCACAGAAGGTCTACGGCCAGAGCCACCAGCGGGGCCCAGGGGGCGGAAGCCCCAAGCCGGGGTCCAGGGGCGTAGCCCCAAGCCGGGGTCCAGGGGGCGAAGCCCCAAGCCAGGATCCTGGGCGAAGCCGCACGCCGGGATCCAGGGGGCGAAGCCCCGAGCCAGGGCCCTGGGCGAAGCCGCACGTCGGCGTCCAGGGGCGGAGCCCCAAGCCGGGGTCTGGGGCGGAGCCCCAGGTACGGGATGGGTCGGGTAGGGGCGGCGGGGGCGAGAGAAACCGGTCACCAACCCCCGCAGGGACCAGGCCCCCTACAGGAACGCCAGGTCAACAACCCAGAAGCTGGCGGCAGCCACCAACGCCGCCGCCGGCATGGTGATGAACCACCCCAGCACGATGTTCTTGGCGACACCCCACCGCACGGCGTTCACCCGCTTGGTCGCCCCCACACCCATGATCGCGGACGTGATCACATGCGTCGTGGAGATGGGCGCCTTGAACAGAAACGCCGTGGCGAACATGATCGACGCCCCGGTGGTCTCCGCGGCGAACCCCTGCGGCGGATCCAGCTCGATGATCTTCCGCCCCAGCGTCCGCATGATCCGCCACCCACCCGCGTACGTACCGAGGGACAGCATCACGGCGCAGGAGATCTTCACCCACACCGGAATCGGATCGTCGGCGCCCTGGACGTCACCGATGACGAGCGCCATCACGACGATACCCATCGTCTTCTGCGCGTCCTGCAGACCGTGCCCCAGCGCCATACCGGCCGCCGAAACGGTCTGGGCTATCCGAAAACCCCTCTTGGCCTTGTGCGGGTTGGACCGGCGGAACAGCCACATGATCGCGCACATCACCAGATAGCCGCCGATCAGACCGACGACCGGCGACAGGAACATCGGGATGATGACCTTGTCCAGGACGCCGGACCACAGGACGGTCGTACCGCCCGCGAGCGCCGCCCCCACCAGACCGCCGAACAACGCGTGCGACGAGGACGAGGGAAGACCGAAGTACCAGGTGACGAGGTTCCAGACGATGGCCCCGATGAGCGCGGCGAAGAGGATGCCCATCCCCTTGGAGCCCTCGGGCGTCGCGATCAGACCACTGCTCACGGTGTGCGCGACCCCGCTGCCGAGGAACGCGCCCGCGAGGTTCATCACCGCGGCCATGGCGAGCGCGGCCCGGGGGGTCAGCGCACGGGTGGACACCGACGTGGCGATGGCGTTCGCCGAATCGTGGAAGCCGTTCGTGTACGTGAATCCGAGCGCGACCCCGATGGTCACGATCAGCGCAAAGGTGTCCACGAAGCCTCAGGACTCCTTGACGGCGATGGTCTCCACCGTGTTCGCCACGTGTTCGAACGCGTCGGCCGCTTCCTCCAGCACATCCACGATCTGCTTGAGCTTCAGCACCTCGATGGCGTCGTACTTGCCGTTGAAGAGCTGGGCGAGCAGCTTGCGGTGGATCTGGTCGGCCTGGTTCTCGAGGCGGTTGACCTCGATCCAGTACTCGGTGAGGTTGTCCATGGTCCGCAGGTTCGGCATCGCCTCGGCGGTCAGCTCGGCCGCCCGCGCCAGCACCTCGATCTGCTGCTCCACGCCCTTGGGGAGCTCCTCGACCTGGTACAGCACGACCAGGTCGACGGCCTCCTCCATGAAGTCCATGATGTCGTCGAGGGACGAGGCCAGGTTGTAGATGTCCTCGCGGTCGAAGGGTGTGATGAAGGAGGAGTTCAGCTGGTGGAAGATCGCGTGCGTCGCATCGTCACCGGCGTGCTCGGCTGCCCGCATACGCTCTGCGATCTCGGCTCGGGCGGAGGCGTCGGCCCCGAGCAGTTCCATCAGGAGTTTCGAGCCCGTGACGATGTTGTCCGCGGATGCGGAGAACATGTCGTAGAAGCTCGTCTCCCTGGGGGTCAGACGAAATCGCACGTGAGGTCCTCGGGGTCCTTTTGTTTCGGTCAGGCTGATGCTAGGCGCATCATCCGGCCACGGCTAACCGGCCGTCCCCCAGTGTCGCCCATGAGGCACAGTGATCAGCACAGGGTCCGGTCCCGGCAGCGGGCAAGGGCCCTATACCCAACGAAGTTCGATACCATATACCTACCAGGGGTATATGTAACCGACCTTTCCGGCGGGATCAGCAGGAGGACACGATGACGACCACCGAGGCCGGCGCGCCGGTGCCCTCCGGTGACACGCGGGAGGCCGCGGAGGCGGTCGTGACCGACCACGACCGCGGTGTCCACGGCTACCACAAGCAGAAGGACGAGCACCTCAAGCGCCTGCGCCGGATCGAGGGCCAGATCCGCGGTCTGCAGCGCATGGTCGACGAGGACGTCTACTGCATCGACATACTCACGCAGGTCTCCGCCTCCACCAAGGCCCTGCAGTCCTTCGCCCTCCAGCTCCTGGAGGAGCACCTGCGCCACTGCGTCGCGGACGCGGCCCTCAAGGGCGGCGACGAGATCGACGCGAAGGTCGAGGAAGCCACGAAGGCGATCGGCCGGCTGCTGCGCACCTGAGGGCTGTCACCGTCCGCCCCCTCGCGAAGCCCGGCACACACCAGGCGGGCGGCGTGACGGCCGGACCTACTGCTCCGTGCCGCCCTCCCGCGCACGTTCTTCGGCCACTTTCAGCACCTCGTCGATGCTCTCCAGGCTGAGCCGGTCCTCATGGGCGGCCGACGCCGCGATGATCAGATCGCCGCACAGCTCGATCTCGGCGAGGGCCACGTGGTCCTGAACTGCCGTACCGCCGACCGGAGCCACGCGCGTCACCTCTTCCTGCCGTCACCGACTTCCTAGAGTAGGGAGCGGCCTACACACCGCGCATGGCACGGAAGGGCCATTTCCAGCCCCCAACCCCGCCTCCCACGAGGAGCCCGCGCAGGGACTCCGTGCCCCTGCGCCGCCCCCGGTTCGGGCCCCTACCCGCACTTCGCCGGCCCGCACGGCCTGCCGCACACCCTTCACCCCGCGGTCGCCGCACCTCTACGGCTCCGCGATCTTCCCCGCGAAGATGTCCGCGGATTCGGGAAGCCGTACGGGCGCCGGGACCCCGAAGTCGTACAGCAGGGTCGTCGAGGCGACCGCGACCGTACCCCTGTGCTGGCCGTTGACGAAGCTGAACCGGCACCGCAGCTCGCGGATCCGTCCCTCGTCGTCGAGATAGACGTCGAACGGGACCTCGGCGGTGGCGAACCCTTTCGCCGCCGCCCGCAGCGCCTCCCGGTTCCCCTTCGACGCGCTCCGCGCGGCGAGGTCCAGGTCGGCGGTCCCGCGATAGTGCGCCACCGGGACCCCCGCCACCTCCGTCCGGCCGGCGTACGTCGCCGTCCGCACCCCGCGCAGCAACTCGGCCGCGGCGAACGGGTCGGTGGCGCCGCCGGTCACCAGATTCCCGTCGGAGAGCGTCGCCGTGTCGACCCGCACCCACTTGTCGGCCGGGACACCCGCGCCGCGGTTCTTCATGAACAGGGCTCCCGGGGCGAGGAGTTCGGTGATCGGCCGGTGCTCCTCGGCACCGGCCGGGTCCTGCGGCAGCTCGACCGTGAGCTGCCCCGACTGCTTCCTGAAGTCGTAGACACCCTCACCCCGGATGGTGACGCGGGTCCCGCCGGTGGCCATCTCCATCGAC
This window encodes:
- a CDS encoding RNA degradosome polyphosphate kinase produces the protein MNQPSAQAQVQHPQPSVGSIAAHRPHTVAANVSDLEPDLDADLDAYEDTVQDGVQLPQGRFLDRERSWLAFNERVLELAEDPSTPLLERAKFLAIFASNLDEFFMVRVAGLKRRIATGVATKSASGLQPREVLEMIWARSRELMARHAACYQEDVAPALAEEGIHLVRWSELTEKEQARLFTLFRHQIFPVLTPLAVDPAHPFPYISGLSLNLAVVVRNPVSGHRHFARVKVPPLLSRFLEASPDRYVPIEDVIAAHLEELFPGMEVLEHHTFRLTRNEDLEVEEDDTENLLQALEKELMRRRFGPPVRLEVEESIDRYVLDLLVRELKISEAEVYPLPGPLDLTGLFGIGALDRPELKYPKFIAGTHRDLAEVESASAPDIFAALRERDVLLHHPYDSFSTSVQAFLEQAASDPDVLAIKQTLYRTSGDSPIVDALIDAAESGKQVLVLVEIKARFDEQANIKWARKLEESGCHVVYGLVGLKTHCKLSLVVRQEGDTLRRYSHVGTGNYHPKTARLYEDLGLLTADPQVGADLSDLFNRLSGYSRRETYRRLLVAPKSLRDGLIARINKEVQHHNAGRPAFVRIKCNSIVDEAIIDALYRASQAGVPVDVWVRGICAVRPGVTGLSENIRVRSVLGRFLEHSRVFAFGNGGEPEVWIGSADMMHRNLDRRIEALVRITDPAHRAALSRLFETGMSDTTASWHLGPDGEWTRHATDQDGQPLRNVQEMLIDARRRRRGTATP
- the pstC gene encoding phosphate ABC transporter permease subunit PstC, encoding MDITTQNTEAPPPTPQTSAPGTKIADRGASRTGDRVFIGLSRGSGIFLLVIMAAIAAFLTYRAANAISEDHGNFLTTFEWNTNLLPPSFGIAVLAFGTVVSSIIAMALAVPVAVGIALFITHYAPRKLGGPIGFVIDLLAAVPSIVYGLWGALVLVPHMDGLFGWLDHYFGWTGIFEWQGGAPRSMLTVGVLLAIMILPIITNVSREVFRQAPLMIQEAALALGATRWEVIRMSVLPFGRSGVISASMLGLGRALGETMAVATVLSPTFEINASLLDPGGGTFAQNIASKFSEATPLGQDALIASGLVLFVITLLVNGGARMIINRRKEYSGANA
- a CDS encoding NUDIX hydrolase, translating into MTDGTDIIRAAGCVLWRRSPVDGELEVCLVHRPKYDDWSHPKGKLKRAEDALAGALREVEEETGYSAVPGATLPTLGYLVGGRTKEVRYWAAEAADGCFRPNSEVDRVLWLPPTAARHRLTQPRDRDLVDALLHSLHLA
- a CDS encoding CHAD domain-containing protein; translation: MAQQHLDPTDPTAGSSPRLAAPPDRRHPHEQGGTPVGEVLADYLRDQATEFLRSLRQHRETGAAAGGSTDSVDAARALRRSARRISGTLHTFRPLLDTDWSEGMRPELAWLSGTLAREHAYAARLERLLGALNRLSGPTAFPAQTPGGADVPPKGQMTIGAAKAGALLDRQLTLARTRAHSAALQALGSSRFHAVADSVAVLASEVPLTTAATAADLRPLAAAAQDRLIDAVAALPLITAGHPYNAEALVLGLSADAAPHPQDAPWHQVRLLLRLHRYARECLYREGVPSDVRLLGAGQALDRHRDAAEAAAAAASAARTPRIAPATAYALGVLHADQRHEVEAARFAFQQSWQKEAVRTP
- the pstB gene encoding phosphate ABC transporter ATP-binding protein PstB, whose translation is MAKRIDVSGLTAYYSAHKAIEDISMTVEPRSVTAFIGPSGCGKSTFLRTLNRMHEVTPGGRVDGKVLLDDEDLYGQGVDPVAVRRTIGMVFQRPNPFPTMSIFDNVAAGLKLNGSYRKSELNDIVEKSLKGANLWNEVKDRLNKPGSGLSGGQQQRLCIARAIAVEPQVLLMDEPCSALDPISTLAIEDLIGELKERFTIVIVTHNMQQAARVSDRTAFFNLAAVGQPGRLIEIDDTERIFSNPSVQATEDYISGRFG
- the pstA gene encoding phosphate ABC transporter permease PstA, translating into MSHASVTERRPSSLRGASLPSWSPWGIAVGALVLAVVIGLVGGLDSKVQWGLIAAILFVLGTYGISARVEGRRQAKDRVATSLVWVCFLVAIVPLASLIWETAKRGVKVFDIYFLTHSMGVVADTETGGGIYHAIIGTLEQVGIATLIAVPIGVLTAVYLVEYGRGKLAKAVTFFVDVMTGIPSIVAGLFVLSFWILILDMGYSGFAGALALSILMMPVVVRSTEEMLKLVPNELREASLALGVPKWRTIIKVVLPTSIGGITTGVMLAVARITGETAPVLLLVWGTNFINTNPFSDPQASLPLYIYQQYANSAGSGAAYDRAWAAALALIAFVMILNLAARGIARWKAPKTGR
- the pstS gene encoding phosphate ABC transporter substrate-binding protein PstS translates to MKLQRKNRLRALSLGAVAVSGALALTACGSDDTGSKSTGDKATSSATSASAIKCDDAKGQLQASGSSAQKNAIDAWVKEFTQACSGVQINYNPTGSGAGVTAFTQGQTAFAGSDSPLKPEEVGAATKACGGNPAIDLPMVGGPIAIGYNLPGVDGLVLDASTIAKIFDGKITKWNDSAIAKLNPTAKLPSTKIQAFHRSDESGTTDNFTKYLKAVAPSDWNYSGGKAWQAKGGQSAQGSSGLAQQVKQTAGAISYFELSYAADGISTVDLKTDAATPVKASVENATKAIATAEVKGTGNDLSLGLNYKPTEEGAYPLTLVTYEIVCEKGNKADTLPATKAFLNYIASEDGQKLLTDAKYAPIPAQIITKVRAAVSNLS